From Staphylococcus sp. IVB6214:
TTCTAAATTGGGGTTCTTATATGTTTCGCCAATTTTGATGTTTTCTACATTGAATGCATAATGTCTTTTGATGTTTTCATCATCAGGATCTTGCTCGTTAGTGTATTGTGGTAAGTATTTATCATTTTTATCATCGTAGGTTTTTGTGAATTTGTGTGATCCACTATGATTGGCTGATTCAAGTGCCTTTATGACTTTATCTTTATCTTTTAAATGAACACTATTTCCTTTCTCATAGTTCTCCAAGCTTTGTTCAGAGAGATCTTCCATTTTGTAAAACTCACTATATGGAAGTTCTTTGAATTCTTGCTTTGTCATCGCATGCTGTGTTTGGTCAGCTTGTTCTGTCTTTTCAGCCGAATTATCATTATTACTACACGCTGTGAATAAAAGAGTTGTTGCAACCATACCTGCTACAATACTTGCTCGTTTAATACATTTACTTCTCAAAATAATTCGCTCCTTTATTAATATAGTCATATACTTAGTATATATATCTGTAAAAATTTCGTAAATAGTATTTTGTACTAAAAATTTTTTGATTAAAGTCATTTTGTATAATGAAAATAAGCCACATCACACACAAATCAGTTACGTTAACAGAACATCTACCTTCAAGGTGTAAATGTTCTGCTAACTTTTTTTATTTATCCCTTGATTTCTATCATGATATTGTTATAATAATATTTGTGTTAAGAAAAGTTCATATTAATCCACAGTAGCTCAGTGGTAGAGCTATCGGCTGTTAACCGATCGGTCGTAGGTTCGAGTCCTACCTGTGGAGCCATGGAAACGTACTCAAGTTGGCTGAAGAGGCGCCCCTGCTAAGGGTGTAGGTCGCGAGAGCGGCGCGAGGGTTCAAATCCCTCCGTTTCCGTTAAAAAAAGCACTATCGTATGATAGTGCTTTTTTGTATTCAGTGAAATAGAGACAACTTTATAGAGTCTTAATCTTTTGTGGTGGGATGGTATTATGTGCTGTCTCACTTTTTAAATGCTAAAAAGGCGCATATGTCTCTATCGTTTAAAATACTAAATTAAAATAAACTGGAGACATGATGCGCCTATAAAAAATAATGTTTAGAAAAATAGAAAAAAGAAGTTTTGTAGGGAATTTGAATGATGTTGAAAAAGTGTAGTTGATGACTAATAGCTTTTAAAAGGGGGATCTTCTGCAATCTTTTGAGGGTAATAACGTTGTTCAGCATTGAGAGCGAGACGTATGTCTTTAAGTGTCTTAACAAATTCACTCACAATATTTATTAATTCTTCTCGTTGTGTTTCAGTGTATCTTTTAACAAGTTCACCTGCTTCAATCTCTTGACGTAACAGAATATAAGCAAGATGTATGCCATTTTGATATTGATGAAGTAGGGTGTATTGAGAGACATTCACGATAAGTGTATGACCGCCATGCAGATAAACTTTTGATTTACCCGTTTTGTAGTGTTCAATTCGACGAACATACTCGACATTAAACCAACAGCTTTGTTGAACTCGGTCAGAGTGTGTGGAGAAAAAAGTAACAGTCTTGGCTTCTGGAAGAAAGAAAGGGGGCTTGCTTGAAATACCGGTCAGTGTTTTAACTTCAGCTTTGATATGTGAATAAGTATTGTAACGATAGCGACATGCCAATTCTATTAAACGTAGTGGGCGCATGTTTTTAGTTTTTCGCTTGCCATTGCTATATAGAAGTTCAGTTCGTGTGAACATTCCGTCCGATCCACTAATCGGTTTGATGACCATAACGTTTGGATCAATGACATGACTTATTTGATTTTGTTGATTCATAAGGTATCATCCTTTCAAATTATTGCTCTTTCTTTATAAAATTAATTATAAAACGTAAGGGCGGTTTGTCAACAAAGGAGTCAGAAAATTTTAAATAAGAATATTTTATTTTTATTGTTTCTAAACTTGAAAAAATTCAGAAAACTTATTGCATTTTGAATTTGCTTTCGGTATACTGTGTATTATCAAAAACAAAACAACAATTTGAGGAGGAGTCATCATGAAACATAAAATTGATGTAAAGGAACAAATACTCGTCAACCCGATGCAAGCAGTTAACAGATTAGGTGCAGAACTCGTTATTGAGGCGGCACTTAGACATCACAGAAAGGCAGAATTAGAGCAGTTGATTGACAAGGCTTTATTAAATAAAAATGAAGCAGATTTTATGATGTATACTAATGAATATAATGAGTTGGAGGCGCAAAACATTGTCTAATTCCTCGAGTCATTCCATGAAAAAATAAACAGGACCATTCACCACGTTATTGATGAATCGTCCTGTTATTTTTATACCATTAAATCAATCAATTCATCTTTTGGAATCGCACCGAAATAATGATGGATATCATAATCTCTTAAAGCTTCATGAATTGCTGGCTTTTGGTGTGTAACGCCTTCAAGTGCGCGTTCTAATTCTTCAATATTTCCTTCTCCAAAGAAGTCACCGAAAATTTTAGCATGCTCAATTCGGCCTTTTTTCACATCTAACTTAATTTGAACAAAGCCTTTTTCAAATTTATGTTCACGTTCAAAGTTATACTTTGGATTTTTACCGTAATTCCAATCCCACGTACGATATTTTTCATTTGCTAACTGCTCGATGTTTTTCCAATCTTCATCACTTAATGGATATGTTTCAACGTCCGAGTCACCAAATAGTTGTTTTAAGATAATTTCTTTAAATGTATCAATATCAATAGGTTCATCTAAAAATTCGACGATATTTGCGACACGTTTACGTACAGATTTGACACCTTTTGATTGTATTTTCGCAGGATTTACTTTTAATGCATTTTGTACTTCATCTAGTTCGCTGTTTAACATCAATGTTCCGTGACTAAACATACGGTCTTTCACTTTTACCATTGCGTTACCAGAAATTTTTGCTTGTCCGACTTGGATGTCGTTGCGACCTGTCATTTCTGCTTGAACGCCCATTTTATTCAATGCATCAACAATGGGTTGTGTGAATTTTTTAAAGTTATGGAAGCTTTGGCCGTCATCTTTTGTGATAAAGCTGAAGTTTAAGTTGCCGAAGTCATGGTATACAGCACCGCCTCCAGATATGCGACGTACAACATCAATATTATTTTCATCAATATAAGATTGATGGACTTCTTCAATGGTATTTTGGTTTTTTCCGACAATGATAGATGGTCTGTTTATATAGAATAAAAAATAACTTTCATCATTATCCATCGGTACATTTTTCAGTACGTATTCTTCCATAGCAAGATTCAGCGTGGGATCTGTATTGTTATTGTTGCTGATAAATTTCATCGTTTTACCTCTCCTTTACTCCCATTATGCCCTTAAATATAGTTATGCACCATTTTCCAACTTTTTTCCAATAATTGAACTTTGATGTTGTAATATTATGGCTAAATCATAAAAAATGACGGAAATAGTTTATTTAAGATGTAAACTTTAGTACAATATAGTCTAGTTAATTTCTAAGGGGGCGAATGTGATGACAATAGCAGAAGTAGGCGACATTGTAGAATTTCATGATGGTCTGAAAGGTAAAGTCGAAAAGATCAATGATAACTCTGTCATTGTTGATTTAACAATTATGGATAACTTTGCGACACTAGACTTACCTGAAAAAACAGTCATCAATCACAAACGTTATAAAATTGTAGAGCAAAAAGGATAAGGTATTATGAAAACAATTAACAAGCCGCTACTATGGTTTATTTCAAGTTTTATTGCTTTTCACATCATATTAATGATTATGTGGGGACAACATAACGTCTACTGGCAATTGTATACAGGCATCATGCTAATTGCGGGTATTAGTTATGTGTTCTATCAGCGTGATATTACTTCAAAAAGACTTCTTACGTCGATTGCAATAGGCTTAGTAACAGGTGTGATACTCGTACTCATCCAAGTCGTATTCTCTCTCATGACGAAAGATTTAACGTATTTATCGTTGATCAAACAGTTGTCGCGTACAGGCGTGTACTTTAAATGGCAAATGTTGGTGACTTTGCTATTCGTCATGCCATGTCACGAACTGTATTTGCGCTCAATTCTTCATAAAGAGTTGGACCGAAGATTCCATCATGCATGGATCAGTATTTTAATCTGTGCCATTGTGTCTAGTACATTCTTTATATACTTAGATCGTTGGTGGATTGTTGCCTTTATTTTTGTATGTCAACTCGTATTAGGTGTGAGTTATACTTACACAAGACGTATTGCAACAACTACAGTTGCGCAAATTGTAGCGGTTGTTATTTTATTAATATTTCATGGTTAATGGGGCATATGCCAACCATTTACTTTATCTTAATTTATAAATACGGATTTTTGAACCCGAGTCAGGTGTTCAAAAATCCGTATTTTTATCTCTCCATTTCATTCAATGTGACAGAGTTGATTGAAATGGAGTGTCACGGGTTGATGGGTCTGTGTGCCCGTAATTGTCAAAGTTTGATTTTGTGAATGAATACTTAGAATAGATCCTTCGATTGTATGTATGGCACCCTCTGACCAGTACTGAAAGACACCAGATGTATGAGTAGATAACTTAAGGTGTAACATGTAATTCAATTCATATAGCTGGTCCTCACTGAGAATAGGTTGTGGCTGTTTGTGCTGTGATTGTTCAATTTTTTTTAAGCATTCGAATTGTTCGGTTAAGGTAGCAAAAGGCACCCATTTTACGATACCACGTCCTTTAGGAATGTTCGTATTCAAATATTCTCTCGGTATTTTACGATAGTCTGTCTCATATTGATAATGTTGGGGTAGAGTTTTATCTTTCATAGCTGTCACCTCAATCACCATTATAGAACGCATGTTCCTATTTTGTGAAGTGAAAGAACGTATATTCGCTTTATGTTGAAACAATTATTTAAAAAATGGAGGGAATTAGGCTACAATAAAGACGTATTGTTATTTAGAAACGGAGTGTATACAAATGATTCGATCGGCAGAAGTAAAAGACCGACATGCTATTGCAAAGTTAACATATATGATTTGGAAAGATATGGAGTTAGAAATTGTAACACGTTACTCAGAACCGCAAGTGATTGCAGCGATTGAAGAGAGTACAGTAAAAGCACACTATCGCAATCATTTTAGCCATGTGTATGTTTATGAAATAGAAGATGAAGTGGCCGGCATGATTATTGCATATCCTGGTCGCCATGAACAGGCATATGAAGCTGCTTGGGAAACACTTGAAGCTGCGCAAAAACTCCCGTTATCAACGACAACGCCTTTACCGGTTATGGAAGCGGATGTGACGGACACGTATATAGAGTCAGTAGCGACATTTCCACAATTTCGTGGACGTGGTGTTGCTAGTAAGCTTCTCAAATATTTGGTGCAAAGTGAACCAGGGACAATATGGAGCTTAAATTGTGACCATGATAATAAAGGAGCATTTTCTCTTTATAAAAAACTAGGATTTGAAGTAAAGTCTGAAAAGAAACTTTATCATCATCATTATTACTATATGACATATGTAAGCGAGGCATCGTTGAATGTTAGAACTTAAAAATATAAGTTATGAATTTGATAAACAGCCAATCATTCAAGACTTATCGATGTCAGTGCAAAAAGGAGAAGCTATTGCTGTTACTGGACCGTCTGGTAGTGGGAAAAGTACGTTATTACGACTCATTGCTGACTTGATTAGTCCGACGAAAGGAACATTGTATTTTAATCATCAGCCCTATGACACGTATACACCAGAAGTATTAAGGACTCGAGTGAGTTATTTATCACAAAGTATTGCATTATTTGGTGAGACAATTGCTGATAATTTGAGTTTCCCATCCATTGTGCGAAAAGAGCATTTCGATAAGCAGCGTGCACAGGAACTTTTGGAAGCAGTAGGATTGGGTCATTATCAATTGTCAGATCGTGTGCAGCGAATGTCCGGTGGTGAAAAGCAGCGTATCACTATCGCACGACAGCTCATGTATCAACCTGATGTTTTATTACTAGATGAAGCAACAAGTGCATTGGATCATCAAAATAGTATTCGTGTTGAACAACTTATCTTTGATTATGTTGCAAAAGGGACAACTGTTCTGTGGATTACACATGATGATGAACAAAGCCATCGCCATTTTGATAGACAGGTTGTAATAAAAAACGGGGTATTACATAAGGAGGTGGCGCTCACATGATGAGTACGACTTCGCTTGTCTTAACAGCGCTATTATTGTTAGTACCTATTACAATTTCTTATAAAGAACGATTGTTTATTGCGAAAGATTTAATCATTGCAGCCGTCCGTGCTGTAATCCAGCTTGTCATTATTGGCTATATGTTAGAGTTCGTATTCAAACTGGAAACAACTTGGATTGTATTGGGATTGATTCTTGTCATTATGATTAATGCAGCAGCGAATACGATTAAACGCGCATCATCTATTATGAAGCATGTTTTCTGGATTTCATTTACTGCGATTATGTCGGGGGCACTCATCTCTTTAGGAGGCGTGTTATTGACGGGTGCAATTAGTATGAAACCGAATGAATTGATTCCTATTGCAGGAATGGTTGGAAGTAATGGAATGATTGCAATTAATTTAAGTTATCAAAACTTGGATCGTATTTTTACAAAAGAGACGGCAGCTATTGAAGCGAAGTTGTCATTGGGTGCAGAACCAATTCTTGCAGCTAAAGATGCTATTCGTGAAAGTATCAAAGTAGCAATTGTTCCAACGATTGATTCAGTTAAAACTTATGGGTTAGTGTCCATTCCCGGAATGATGACTGGATTAATTATTGCAGGTGTGCCACCGTTAGAAGCGATAAAGTTTCAATTGATGGTTGTATTCATCCATACAACAGCAACGATTATCTCTGCATTTGTGAGTACATATTTGAGTTATCGCCAATTTTTCAATCATCGTCATCAATTGATACAAATGAATAAAGTCACATAAAAAAGAGGCACATCCTATTATGATGAGAATAGGATGTGTCTCTTTGACATCTTGAGTATTAAACACCACCGAGTAATGCACTAATATAAATACCAAGTGCATATAGTAGTCCGAAGAATGTATTGGTCTTACCTGCAGCCGCCATCGCTGGCATCATTGTCTGTGGCGTATCATTTTTACTGAAACGACGATATACTTTGACTGGCATTGGGAAGCTCAAAAGCACTAATAAATAGAAAAGTGAGCCGCCGTCTTTGAAGAATACTGTAAAAATAACAAATAAATAAGCAAATACGTAACAAGCCGCTAAAAAGTATAGTGAACCTTGTTTGCCTAAAAGGATAGGCAAAGTACGTCTGCCACTTTGTTGGTCTTTTACTCTATCACGAATATTATTTGCCATATTGATGAGTCCGATTGTAATGACGATTGGAATACTGATCCATACAACATAGCCTTGGACGTTACCCGTTTGGATAAAGAAGGTGATTAAAATAATAAACATACCCATAAAAACACCTGAAAATAACTCGCCTAAAGGTGTCCATGAAATCGGAAAAGGACCGCCTGTATAAAGGTAGCCAACAGCCATACAAAGCAGACCTACCGGAATTAACCAGAATGATGTTTGAGCGGCTAATAGCAGCCCGAGCAAAGCAGCGATAACGTAAAACGCGATTGCCAAGTTGAAGACGGATTGCGATGACATACCGTGACGTACGATAGCACCCCCAATACCGACTGATTCATGATCATCTAGTCCCTTTTGATAATCATAGTACTCATTGAACATATTCGTTGCAGCTTGAATGAGTAGACAAGCCAATAACATAGCGATTAAGCGTAAGAGCGAGAGATGATCCTCACTTCCCAACATAAACAGCTTAGCAGTAGCTGTTCCGACTAGTACAGGAACAACAGATGCTGTTAGCGTATGTGGACGCATTAATAACCAATATTTGTGTAAAGATGAATGTTGCTTAAATTGCGTGCCCATATAGATTAAAACCTCGATTATTAGTATTT
This genomic window contains:
- a CDS encoding competence protein ComK; amino-acid sequence: MNQQNQISHVIDPNVMVIKPISGSDGMFTRTELLYSNGKRKTKNMRPLRLIELACRYRYNTYSHIKAEVKTLTGISSKPPFFLPEAKTVTFFSTHSDRVQQSCWFNVEYVRRIEHYKTGKSKVYLHGGHTLIVNVSQYTLLHQYQNGIHLAYILLRQEIEAGELVKRYTETQREELINIVSEFVKTLKDIRLALNAEQRYYPQKIAEDPPFKSY
- a CDS encoding IDEAL domain-containing protein, yielding MKHKIDVKEQILVNPMQAVNRLGAELVIEAALRHHRKAELEQLIDKALLNKNEADFMMYTNEYNELEAQNIV
- a CDS encoding lipoate--protein ligase; the protein is MKFISNNNNTDPTLNLAMEEYVLKNVPMDNDESYFLFYINRPSIIVGKNQNTIEEVHQSYIDENNIDVVRRISGGGAVYHDFGNLNFSFITKDDGQSFHNFKKFTQPIVDALNKMGVQAEMTGRNDIQVGQAKISGNAMVKVKDRMFSHGTLMLNSELDEVQNALKVNPAKIQSKGVKSVRKRVANIVEFLDEPIDIDTFKEIILKQLFGDSDVETYPLSDEDWKNIEQLANEKYRTWDWNYGKNPKYNFEREHKFEKGFVQIKLDVKKGRIEHAKIFGDFFGEGNIEELERALEGVTHQKPAIHEALRDYDIHHYFGAIPKDELIDLMV
- a CDS encoding DUF2187 family protein, which produces MTIAEVGDIVEFHDGLKGKVEKINDNSVIVDLTIMDNFATLDLPEKTVINHKRYKIVEQKG
- a CDS encoding CPBP family glutamic-type intramembrane protease; the encoded protein is MKTINKPLLWFISSFIAFHIILMIMWGQHNVYWQLYTGIMLIAGISYVFYQRDITSKRLLTSIAIGLVTGVILVLIQVVFSLMTKDLTYLSLIKQLSRTGVYFKWQMLVTLLFVMPCHELYLRSILHKELDRRFHHAWISILICAIVSSTFFIYLDRWWIVAFIFVCQLVLGVSYTYTRRIATTTVAQIVAVVILLIFHG
- a CDS encoding YolD-like family protein, with product MKDKTLPQHYQYETDYRKIPREYLNTNIPKGRGIVKWVPFATLTEQFECLKKIEQSQHKQPQPILSEDQLYELNYMLHLKLSTHTSGVFQYWSEGAIHTIEGSILSIHSQNQTLTITGTQTHQPVTLHFNQLCHIE
- a CDS encoding GNAT family N-acetyltransferase, yielding MIRSAEVKDRHAIAKLTYMIWKDMELEIVTRYSEPQVIAAIEESTVKAHYRNHFSHVYVYEIEDEVAGMIIAYPGRHEQAYEAAWETLEAAQKLPLSTTTPLPVMEADVTDTYIESVATFPQFRGRGVASKLLKYLVQSEPGTIWSLNCDHDNKGAFSLYKKLGFEVKSEKKLYHHHYYYMTYVSEASLNVRT
- a CDS encoding ATP-binding cassette domain-containing protein, with protein sequence MLELKNISYEFDKQPIIQDLSMSVQKGEAIAVTGPSGSGKSTLLRLIADLISPTKGTLYFNHQPYDTYTPEVLRTRVSYLSQSIALFGETIADNLSFPSIVRKEHFDKQRAQELLEAVGLGHYQLSDRVQRMSGGEKQRITIARQLMYQPDVLLLDEATSALDHQNSIRVEQLIFDYVAKGTTVLWITHDDEQSHRHFDRQVVIKNGVLHKEVALT
- the fetB gene encoding iron export ABC transporter permease subunit FetB, whose amino-acid sequence is MMSTTSLVLTALLLLVPITISYKERLFIAKDLIIAAVRAVIQLVIIGYMLEFVFKLETTWIVLGLILVIMINAAANTIKRASSIMKHVFWISFTAIMSGALISLGGVLLTGAISMKPNELIPIAGMVGSNGMIAINLSYQNLDRIFTKETAAIEAKLSLGAEPILAAKDAIRESIKVAIVPTIDSVKTYGLVSIPGMMTGLIIAGVPPLEAIKFQLMVVFIHTTATIISAFVSTYLSYRQFFNHRHQLIQMNKVT
- a CDS encoding 1,4-dihydroxy-2-naphthoate polyprenyltransferase, translated to MGTQFKQHSSLHKYWLLMRPHTLTASVVPVLVGTATAKLFMLGSEDHLSLLRLIAMLLACLLIQAATNMFNEYYDYQKGLDDHESVGIGGAIVRHGMSSQSVFNLAIAFYVIAALLGLLLAAQTSFWLIPVGLLCMAVGYLYTGGPFPISWTPLGELFSGVFMGMFIILITFFIQTGNVQGYVVWISIPIVITIGLINMANNIRDRVKDQQSGRRTLPILLGKQGSLYFLAACYVFAYLFVIFTVFFKDGGSLFYLLVLLSFPMPVKVYRRFSKNDTPQTMMPAMAAAGKTNTFFGLLYALGIYISALLGGV